A region from the Pseudomonas sp. KU26590 genome encodes:
- a CDS encoding PAAR domain-containing protein, translated as MSQGFVLLGDKTTHGGAVTSASSTHITQGKAVALVGDMVMCPIPGHGVNPIIEGCDDCFEDGRALVVDGCHSLCGCQVISSAPDWAVD; from the coding sequence ATGTCACAAGGATTCGTATTGTTGGGTGACAAGACCACCCACGGAGGAGCGGTAACTTCCGCGTCGTCCACTCATATCACTCAGGGCAAAGCAGTCGCTCTGGTGGGGGATATGGTCATGTGTCCCATACCGGGACATGGCGTTAATCCCATTATTGAGGGCTGTGACGACTGCTTCGAAGATGGCCGTGCCTTGGTGGTCGACGGCTGTCACTCGCTGTGCGGTTGCCAGGTCATTTCCAGCGCACCTGACTGGGCGGTGGATTGA